The genomic stretch AATCTCGATGTAAATCATACATAAAATCAACAAATGTAAAGTGAATACGAACTTTAGCTGCCAACGTTACTGAACAATTATCACGTCCTAATTCATGGATACAACATTATCAAGGcgacatttgtcaatatttcatagaaGAAAGATTCTCGTTTCGATTTAGCTTCTGGAGCGAATGACAGTGGGAGACGCGATAATGCACGAGTGCTGAGAGCGTCATACTAACTCGCGAAGAACCAGGGTCAATGAAGCAATGTTCcagtatttttcaaaactttaataattaaattcaatacagttctagtaaaaatattttacgcaaAAGTGAACTACGCCCACCACCTGCGCTTAGCACATGCTGCCACCTATCGGCAGAAATTTATATCGATCAAGCGGCATTCCGTGATAAGGTAACCCGAAAAAAAATCGACACTTCCACGTCCTACTTAGGGAAATCTGTGCGAAACGATTACAATTACTTATTTCAAGAAACACTCCTTACTACAAATCCTACAGCAAATCATTGCGGGACAATATTATTTCCATGAACTAcagtaattaacaaaaattaaaaattacttacttGTATAGAGGGTATTTACTTGGTGGATCTAATCCTCCGGCAATCAAAACTGCTATGACCAACCCGTATATACCAATAATACCGGCCATAACAACGGGAATGATACATTTCATAATCAATTCGGGTTTCATCACTGACATCGCAGCGATACCCGTGCCGGACTTCGCCGTTCCATATGCAGCACCAAGCGCTGCAATGAAACATACACGTAAATCCGTTgcatgacacaaagcaaaaagcTGTTATTATattgatatgaataaattaatactGTAACAAAATTATTAGAAAGGCGGAGCAACTACACTCGTTCGTGCCAATACTCACAAATTAAGTGTAATAAGAACACGGACTGTCATTTTCATTAAGGAGTTACTAACGACACAGTTTTTAAAACCACTGATAAGGTGATGCTTTATATAAGGTTATTGTAATTATAATGAACAAGAAAAACTAAATGAATTAATATCTAGCGCAGAAAAGAGATCCGAAGTCGAGAGAAATCAAATTGCTACCCGAGGGCCACACAATCAATACCGCTACTCACCGCTGAAAATAATTGCAGACGCGGCTCCCATAACCCCAAAAAAGGGTCCGTAAATGGGGTTCTCTCCATCATCCATTGACGACATTTTAAGTAGGGAGTATTTACAGGCCTAAGTTATCCGTTCCACACAATATTCTCTCACACACAACACGACACTGAAGTAGCGCACTGTCAAATATGGCCTACTGAGCGAGTAATCATGTGATGAGGAAGATTTTGTCGTCTGGTACTACTCTTACAGTAGCCGCTATTGGCGGATACAGCGCTGAGGCAACCACAGCAGCGAATAGGATCAATCGTTAGAGACTTAAAAGTCGTAGGCCTACAAAGGTTATGCTCACTAGCCAGCCTCAGTTGCCAACATACCATGGAAAATAATGGAGTGAGCTTATATGCGAGTCACTATGAAATCTTCATGAAGCATACGAAAGTCGAAATCCCGCATGTGCGAGAAGCATGTGCACgacatttaaatatatacaaatatgAAGTTCTCATTCAAGGTGTGATTCGGTCTTTGTATTAAGTAGTGCTACTCATCGTAATGTTATTATGTAAGATCTATGACCCTTCTTTACGTTGAATAATGCAcacatattcatatttttgtgttttagttTTCAAATCTTCTTGGCACTGCCTACCGAAAAGGGGATCTCCTCTTTTCCCCAGATGGAAATACAGTCATCAGCCCTGTTGGAAATCGAATAAGTTTTTTTGATTTAAAGAAGTGAGTTTCCCCTTTGTTTTTGATGTTTTGAGAGGTGCTTGGATGTTTCTGTATTgttcctcttttcattttcagCAACAAATCCTTCACATTACCTGTTGAAAGCAGATACAACTACACAACGTTATGCATATCCCCAAATGGATGCACGCTCATTGCAATTAATGAAGGTAATGATATAAATTGTGACAAATAGAGTACAAGATGCCAAACAGCAAATTTCACTACATTGTTTTTGTAGTGTGGGAGTTAAGACTTTATGTGATAAGTCATTGTGATTTTGTGAAATGAATGCTATGTAGTATTTCATATCAGTTATGACAGCCATTATGGCTCTGTACACAACAGTGGGGTTTGATGTAGTTCGAATACAGTTGTGTGCGCCCTTATGACTGGCTGCCTTTTATTTACAAAAAGTCAATCGAAGCCCCTTCCACGAAACACGCATTTAATGCATACGAAGACATGATTCCCTTGAGATTTTAGCCAGCACCAGAAATGAATTCAGTGTGTACCCATGAAAAGAAATTAGGCTGTACCAAAGCGACATAAAATAAAAGGCCtgagtgtaaaaaaaaaacgCGGATGATAGATCGGCCCTTGGCTCTCTTCGCACATACCCTCCGGGCCGATGCATCACATGCTCTCATGAAGTAtagaaaactaaattttcaagGAAGTCAAAGTGCAATACAAGAGGAAGTCAAGACTCTCTATCTGTAGTTGCCTTTTGTTTTGTCCCATTTATTACATCAAATCATCTATTAGGCCTATATGTTTTGCTCCGTTTCTTTTAACCatctttttcctttcatttagcCTAAGATTATTAACATTCAACCAgcagttttttatatttctattaaaGACAATTTTATGTACATGTATACTTTACAATgttatgattacattttaaattacactctatgaaaacatatatttatctACATTTGTAACTCTTTAAGTTATGACAAATGCCTTGTGGTGCCTAGTGagacattcataaattaagtgcaaaatttctctttcagattgtaagtctttaaattagaaatgtaaaaaaagcataaatataaCGTTATTTTAAGTATGAAAGTAATTTTTGGAGTTATAAAATCCTTATAAATCACAGTAAttacgtaagattaacctggaatttagTCAAATTTCTTTGGAAATACAGTGACATTGCCATGCGGTTGGGTTAATTCAGTCTTACCCATTCTAATATTTGTTTCAATAATCTTGCTAACTTATTTCATTCTCAAGGCCAACCACTTCTTTCTCAAAGTAGGTTTTTTAGGGAGCTTATGTAGAAAGACAGCatttgtctcacactggttgaCACTAGTATAATATGTTCATGATCAATTCATTTTGTTGCTTATGAACATCTTCCTTCTATGATTTTCCATCAGAACACTATTGGTTTTCAGGTAAGAGAATTACACTCGGGTACTGGCAGGTTTCAGTTTCACAGGAACAAACGTAGTAGCGCAACCGATCCTCTTTATttggccatgacacctaatttagtgctgccacctggatttcccTCTTGAGCCATTTATGTTTAGTATCTATTTCCCAACCGTAGGAGTGCTGTGTTGACATgttcatttttctaaatttttaattcttatcaaataattttttcataaaatattaatgtgctCTCATGAGAAGGATGTTGATTCTTTCTCCCCTGTACTTACATTTATTAGGTGTGTAATAGGAAGATATTTAAAACTTGTAGTGAGCAATGTCTTTGGATATTATGCAGAAAACTGCCacgaaaaaatggggaaaatacttggaaatgatggagaaaacaGTTGTGGCCACCCtgctgagaaaattattcattgatttGGTCAAGACCTTTGGAGAGATATGTTCTAAAACATGAGAATCAttaataaattccaaaaattattgTGCAGGCTTTGATTACATGCTCcataaaaacttttcaaagatttaTTTTGTGCAGGGATTACAAAGTTGGTTTTCTTTTTGAGTTTGAAAATAATGGTATAAATGTCTTCTCTTGTGAAAACAAGTGAATTATCTTAACTCAGGGGTCACCTCCTTAACCAGCCACTTAGTTTTACTGAAATCCACTCCTGTATCAACTTCATcattgtaatagggtggtttcctattatt from Ischnura elegans chromosome 7, ioIscEleg1.1, whole genome shotgun sequence encodes the following:
- the LOC124162932 gene encoding V-type proton ATPase 16 kDa proteolipid subunit, whose amino-acid sequence is MSSMDDGENPIYGPFFGVMGAASAIIFSALGAAYGTAKSGTGIAAMSVMKPELIMKCIIPVVMAGIIGIYGLVIAVLIAGGLDPPSKYPLYKGFLHLGAGLAVGFSGLAAGFAIGIVGDAGVRGTAQQPRLFVGMILILIFAEVLGLYGLIVAIYLYTK